One region of Streptomyces davaonensis JCM 4913 genomic DNA includes:
- a CDS encoding helix-turn-helix transcriptional regulator: MDTDKDPAGANALGGFLRAQRARLRPEDVGIPTSGRRRVPGLRREEVATLAGLSTDYYTRLEQGRERHPSQQILESVARALRLDDEAVAHLYRVAGPTTRRTRRAPRVERVAPHLRRLLDTWSDTPALLLGPALDILARNRLAGALYAGFTHSDNLLRMTFLDPAAPHFYRDWDRAAESTVATLRRAAGVDPEDPRLSQLVGELSVKSADFRVLWARHDVRGKTREAKLFHHAEVGDLELHYESFTVNSAPTQQLVVYQAEPGTTSADALALLGSLSAGPVPVQDTATGAVSD, from the coding sequence ATGGACACAGACAAGGACCCCGCCGGCGCGAACGCGCTGGGAGGTTTCCTCCGCGCACAGCGTGCCCGGCTGCGCCCCGAAGACGTGGGAATTCCTACCTCCGGTCGTCGCAGGGTGCCCGGTCTGCGCCGTGAAGAGGTCGCCACGCTCGCCGGGCTGAGCACCGACTACTACACGCGCCTGGAACAGGGCCGCGAACGGCACCCGTCGCAGCAGATACTCGAGTCCGTCGCGCGAGCTCTGCGACTGGACGACGAAGCGGTGGCCCACCTGTACCGCGTGGCCGGCCCGACCACCCGGCGTACGCGCCGTGCGCCGCGCGTCGAACGCGTCGCCCCGCACCTTCGGCGACTCCTCGACACGTGGAGCGACACGCCCGCCCTCCTCCTGGGTCCCGCCTTGGACATCCTGGCCCGCAACCGGCTCGCGGGCGCCCTCTACGCCGGCTTCACCCACTCCGACAACCTGCTGCGCATGACGTTCCTGGACCCGGCCGCGCCGCACTTCTACCGCGACTGGGACCGGGCTGCCGAGTCGACCGTGGCCACACTGCGGCGGGCGGCCGGTGTCGACCCCGAGGATCCGCGGCTGAGCCAGCTCGTAGGCGAACTGTCCGTGAAAAGCGCCGACTTCCGCGTCCTGTGGGCGCGCCACGACGTGCGTGGCAAGACCCGCGAGGCCAAGCTCTTCCACCACGCCGAGGTCGGCGACCTGGAATTGCACTACGAGTCCTTCACCGTCAACAGTGCCCCCACTCAGCAGCTCGTCGTCTACCAAGCCGAACCGGGCACCACCTCCGCCGACGCCCTCGCTCTGCTCGGCTCGCTCAGCGCCGGCCCCGTGCCCGTACAGGACACGGCGACGGGCGCCGTCTCCGACTGA
- a CDS encoding pentapeptide repeat-containing protein, whose protein sequence is MTRLSNLAQLRRISHRGARHGSQRRAGRPRTGDHTEGSRLQWAALAAASLPGIAALAALLFTWVSVQQSGEQLRIAERGQVTGRFNAAIGNLSSSAVDVRLGGIYGLERLMRDSPHDHPTVVTLLTAYVREHTHGQAGGSADARPAADVQAAMTVLANRDPTRDGRGDFNLRNVRLRNLSYMGMWDRARQRVIGINFREADFSDADLRSADLELAHLAGAIMARTSLQEATLNQAELTDTDLTDANLNQSHLARADLRRIQAARAHFDETDLTSAVLEDARLQRASLVRASLPHAILRGADLRGVDLRDADFTDADLTGADFRGAKNLLTAEFKGAVRKGTRGLPP, encoded by the coding sequence ATGACCAGGCTGAGCAACCTGGCGCAGCTGCGCCGAATCTCTCACCGCGGCGCACGTCACGGAAGCCAAAGGCGGGCAGGACGTCCTCGCACGGGCGACCATACGGAAGGAAGCCGCCTGCAGTGGGCGGCGCTGGCGGCGGCATCGCTACCCGGGATCGCAGCGCTTGCCGCCTTGCTGTTCACCTGGGTTTCGGTCCAGCAGTCCGGCGAACAGTTGCGGATCGCCGAGCGTGGGCAGGTCACCGGCCGGTTCAATGCAGCAATCGGCAACCTCTCCTCGTCGGCCGTGGACGTCCGCCTCGGCGGCATCTACGGCCTGGAGCGCCTCATGCGAGATTCGCCGCACGACCACCCCACCGTCGTCACCCTGCTGACGGCCTACGTCCGTGAGCACACTCACGGGCAGGCGGGCGGCTCAGCCGATGCCCGCCCTGCCGCGGACGTCCAGGCGGCCATGACGGTACTGGCCAACCGGGATCCCACGCGTGACGGCCGCGGCGACTTCAACCTGCGCAACGTCCGCCTCCGCAACCTGAGCTACATGGGGATGTGGGACCGGGCCCGCCAACGCGTGATCGGTATCAATTTCCGTGAGGCCGACTTCAGCGACGCAGACCTGCGCAGCGCGGACTTGGAACTTGCCCATCTGGCCGGGGCGATCATGGCGCGCACATCTCTGCAGGAAGCAACCCTGAACCAGGCTGAGTTGACGGACACCGACCTGACTGATGCCAACCTGAATCAGTCGCACCTCGCGCGCGCCGACCTGAGGCGGATCCAGGCGGCGAGGGCGCACTTCGACGAGACGGACCTGACAAGCGCCGTATTGGAGGATGCCCGTCTGCAGCGGGCCAGTCTCGTCCGTGCCAGCCTGCCTCACGCCATCCTGCGCGGAGCGGACTTGAGGGGGGTCGATCTCCGCGACGCGGACTTCACCGACGCGGACCTGACCGGCGCCGATTTCAGAGGCGCGAAGAACCTGTTGACCGCGGAGTTCAAAGGCGCGGTCCGCAAGGGCACCCGAGGGTTGCCTCCGTGA
- a CDS encoding amidohydrolase family protein has product MNVNDTTDAAVLEELRRRPADQRRILFTGATIVTMDPELGVIDRGDLLVEGDTITAVGRDLDAGDAVVVDASGTILSPGFVDTHRHAWEAQLRRIMPDVDDLGGYVMSTLAGYATVYRPEDMYIGTKLAALTAIDSGITTMLDFSHNSRTREHSDAAIEALVDTGIRGVHASMGPHFGEWDRQWPGDLARVKEQYFSSDDQLLTLRLATLATDEIAGPALAYGPELARVAKDLGIGVSVDAVFGTSSSEAILRWAKEGILGPDVTLIHSTGLTPEAWKAMGETGTTVALAPTSEAQIGLETAIPAVDEALSVGIRPGLSIDVEVALASDMFTQMRALHAIQRMRAVNAVYGTDQQPQRITSHDVLDFATLQGAHTNGLAAVTGSLTPGKKADLLVIQAEDINNMPLNDPIGTVVLGSDARNISAVLINGEPRKWNGHVLDVDLSALRTEVNASREYVLNTPTA; this is encoded by the coding sequence ATGAACGTCAACGACACCACCGACGCAGCCGTACTCGAAGAGCTCCGGCGCCGCCCCGCCGATCAGCGGCGCATCCTGTTCACCGGCGCGACCATCGTCACCATGGACCCCGAACTCGGCGTCATCGACCGCGGCGACCTCCTCGTCGAGGGCGACACCATCACCGCCGTGGGCCGTGACCTCGACGCGGGTGACGCCGTGGTCGTCGACGCCAGCGGCACCATCCTCAGCCCCGGCTTCGTCGACACCCACCGGCACGCCTGGGAGGCTCAGCTGCGCCGGATCATGCCGGACGTCGACGACCTCGGCGGCTACGTCATGTCCACTCTGGCCGGCTACGCCACGGTCTACCGGCCCGAGGACATGTACATCGGCACCAAGCTGGCCGCCCTCACCGCGATCGACAGCGGCATCACGACCATGCTGGACTTCTCCCACAACTCCCGCACCCGCGAGCACTCCGACGCCGCCATCGAGGCCCTCGTCGACACCGGCATCCGCGGCGTGCACGCCTCCATGGGCCCGCACTTCGGCGAGTGGGACCGCCAGTGGCCCGGCGACCTGGCCCGCGTCAAGGAGCAGTACTTCAGCAGCGACGACCAGCTGCTGACCCTGCGCCTGGCGACGCTCGCCACCGACGAGATCGCCGGACCGGCGCTCGCCTACGGTCCCGAGCTTGCCCGCGTCGCCAAGGACCTGGGCATCGGAGTGAGCGTGGACGCCGTCTTCGGCACGTCCTCCTCCGAGGCGATCCTGCGCTGGGCCAAGGAGGGCATCCTCGGCCCCGACGTCACCCTCATCCACTCCACCGGACTGACCCCCGAGGCATGGAAGGCGATGGGGGAGACCGGCACCACCGTGGCGCTCGCCCCCACCTCCGAGGCCCAGATCGGCCTGGAGACGGCGATCCCCGCCGTCGACGAGGCCCTGTCCGTCGGCATCCGCCCCGGCCTGAGCATCGACGTCGAAGTCGCCCTGGCCAGCGACATGTTCACGCAGATGCGGGCCCTGCACGCCATCCAGCGGATGCGCGCCGTCAACGCCGTCTACGGCACCGACCAGCAGCCCCAGCGCATCACCAGCCACGACGTCCTGGACTTCGCCACCCTCCAGGGCGCCCACACCAACGGCCTGGCCGCCGTCACCGGCTCGCTCACCCCGGGCAAGAAGGCCGACCTGCTGGTCATCCAGGCCGAGGACATCAACAACATGCCGCTCAACGACCCGATCGGCACCGTCGTGCTGGGCTCCGACGCCCGCAACATCAGCGCCGTGCTCATCAACGGCGAGCCCCGCAAGTGGAACGGCCACGTGCTCGACGTCGACCTGTCCGCCCTGCGAACCGAGGTCAACGCCTCGCGCGAGTACGTGCTGAACACCCCGACTGCCTGA
- a CDS encoding Atu4866 domain-containing protein, with protein MTSNDTPRDPHPYVGMWVTADGFIRQELLPNGRYDEARGKRQSAYTGRYTVTGNHIDYVDDTGFTATGDVRDGVLFHEHLVLYRVGDERGRDGGIRSGG; from the coding sequence ATGACCAGCAACGACACGCCCCGCGACCCTCACCCGTACGTCGGGATGTGGGTGACCGCGGACGGATTCATCCGCCAGGAACTGCTGCCCAACGGCCGCTACGACGAGGCCCGCGGAAAGCGCCAGAGCGCCTATACCGGCCGCTACACCGTCACCGGCAACCACATCGACTACGTCGACGACACCGGCTTCACCGCCACCGGCGACGTCCGCGACGGCGTTCTCTTCCACGAGCACCTGGTGCTCTACCGCGTGGGCGACGAGCGTGGCCGGGACGGAGGCATCCGGTCGGGCGGCTGA
- a CDS encoding GntR family transcriptional regulator: MPTRRHAIADDLRNQILTGRLKPGERLPAGAQLRAVP; encoded by the coding sequence GTGCCTACGCGCCGCCACGCCATCGCCGATGACCTCCGGAACCAGATCCTGACGGGACGGCTCAAGCCCGGCGAACGCCTTCCCGCTGGGGCCCAGCTAAGGGCTGTCCCGTAA
- a CDS encoding IS5 family transposase: MVSDDLWERIEPLLPKKERRFRYPGRKPVPDRQVLCGILFVLYTGTQWEHLPRELGFGSGMTCWRRLRNWSEAGVWQRLHEVLLDEVNAAARLDWSRCVVDSSHVRALKEGSRRARRR, encoded by the coding sequence ATGGTGTCGGATGACCTGTGGGAGCGGATCGAGCCGCTGCTGCCGAAGAAGGAGCGACGGTTCCGATACCCGGGCCGCAAACCAGTCCCGGACCGGCAGGTGTTGTGCGGGATCCTCTTCGTGCTGTACACCGGCACCCAGTGGGAACATCTCCCGCGGGAGCTCGGCTTTGGCTCGGGCATGACCTGCTGGAGACGGCTGAGGAACTGGAGCGAGGCCGGAGTCTGGCAAAGGCTTCACGAGGTGCTGCTAGACGAGGTGAACGCCGCCGCCCGCCTGGACTGGTCCCGCTGCGTGGTCGACTCCTCCCACGTCAGGGCGCTAAAAGAGGGCTCCAGACGGGCCCGTCGCCGGTAG
- a CDS encoding maleylpyruvate isomerase family mycothiol-dependent enzyme: MTTTLTLPVLLRLIDERSTAFRAAVASAPSLDVQVPTCPEWTLFDLAEHIGEGRRAWAATVAAGPAPAKSAAEGAPAAPREREALLAWLAESTEQLLDALRKAGPDRGCWTWWGASQSPQTCGAVARHQLQQMAVHTYDAQVTVGAPEPLPDEVALDGVEEFLFTCVATTSAWPHKPTAFDFHAIEGHSWRLTVDGGGARSTRISAPGTTSVAAADEGPNAAGVSVRGTASELVLFVYDRIPADSLRIEGDAGLFDLLRAWDPEE; the protein is encoded by the coding sequence GTGACAACGACCCTTACGCTCCCCGTTCTGCTGCGCCTGATCGACGAACGGTCGACTGCCTTCCGCGCCGCGGTCGCCTCCGCGCCCAGCCTCGACGTACAGGTGCCGACCTGCCCCGAGTGGACGCTGTTCGATCTGGCGGAGCACATCGGCGAGGGGCGCCGCGCCTGGGCCGCCACCGTCGCCGCAGGGCCTGCTCCGGCCAAGTCCGCAGCGGAGGGCGCCCCGGCTGCGCCTCGGGAGCGCGAGGCGCTGCTGGCCTGGTTGGCGGAGTCCACGGAGCAACTGCTGGACGCATTGCGGAAGGCCGGCCCGGATCGCGGTTGCTGGACGTGGTGGGGTGCGTCCCAGTCGCCGCAGACCTGTGGCGCCGTCGCCCGGCACCAGCTCCAGCAGATGGCGGTGCACACCTACGACGCCCAGGTCACTGTGGGTGCCCCGGAGCCGCTGCCGGATGAGGTGGCACTCGACGGTGTCGAGGAGTTCCTGTTCACCTGCGTCGCAACGACGAGTGCCTGGCCGCACAAGCCCACTGCCTTCGACTTCCACGCCATCGAGGGCCACTCCTGGCGCCTCACGGTCGACGGCGGCGGCGCACGCTCTACCCGTATCTCCGCGCCCGGCACGACGTCTGTCGCCGCTGCCGACGAGGGCCCGAACGCGGCTGGCGTCTCCGTTCGCGGCACGGCCAGTGAGCTGGTTCTCTTCGTGTACGACCGTATCCCGGCGGACTCCCTACGGATCGAGGGAGACGCAGGTTTGTTCGACCTGCTCCGCGCGTGGGACCCGGAGGAGTAG
- a CDS encoding cold-shock protein, whose product MSRRRGTPKVAAVVTATVREWNDEEGWGVLDSPETPGGCFGHYSDIQAPGFRTLSPGQQVDLTWEAPGFKQDGYDYRAVSIVPRPV is encoded by the coding sequence ATGAGTCGCCGCAGAGGGACCCCTAAGGTCGCCGCAGTCGTAACTGCGACCGTGCGCGAGTGGAACGACGAGGAGGGTTGGGGTGTTCTCGACTCGCCCGAGACCCCCGGAGGGTGCTTCGGCCACTACAGCGACATTCAGGCGCCGGGCTTTCGCACGCTGTCTCCAGGGCAACAGGTCGATCTCACCTGGGAAGCACCCGGTTTCAAGCAGGACGGGTACGACTACCGAGCGGTGAGCATTGTTCCCCGTCCCGTCTGA
- a CDS encoding IS5/IS1182 family transposase: MAAVITASESSWIAPFTGLSPRQFGKLVTVLRREGADAIRKGRRWSLLLEDRALLVAAYWRTNLTMRQLAPLFGVSKSAVDRIIDHLGPMLALQPCKRFAKDTVLIVDGTLIPTRDHSVAERSKNYRYSTNHQVVIDADTRRVVVVGRPLTGNRNDCKAWEESGAKAAVVKTLTIADGGYPGTGLVIPHRRERGQTELADWKEDHNKSHKQVRARVEHVFARMKTWKILRDCRLKGDGVHHAMLGIARMHNLALAG, from the coding sequence ATGGCAGCAGTGATCACGGCGTCTGAGTCGTCCTGGATAGCCCCGTTCACCGGGCTCAGCCCTCGGCAGTTCGGCAAGCTGGTGACGGTGCTGCGACGCGAGGGTGCGGACGCGATCCGCAAAGGCCGGCGGTGGAGTCTTCTGCTGGAGGACCGGGCCCTGCTGGTCGCGGCGTACTGGCGCACGAACCTTACGATGCGGCAGCTCGCCCCGTTGTTCGGGGTGTCCAAGTCGGCGGTGGACCGCATCATCGACCACCTCGGGCCGATGCTCGCGCTCCAGCCCTGCAAGCGGTTCGCCAAGGACACCGTGCTGATCGTGGACGGCACCCTGATCCCCACTCGGGACCACAGTGTGGCCGAGAGGTCGAAGAACTACCGATACTCCACCAACCACCAAGTCGTCATCGACGCCGACACCCGACGCGTCGTCGTGGTCGGCCGGCCGCTCACCGGGAACCGCAACGACTGCAAGGCATGGGAGGAATCCGGCGCCAAGGCCGCCGTCGTAAAGACCCTCACCATCGCCGACGGCGGCTACCCGGGCACCGGACTCGTCATCCCGCACCGCCGGGAGCGCGGCCAGACCGAACTCGCGGACTGGAAAGAAGACCACAACAAGTCCCACAAGCAGGTCCGCGCCCGCGTCGAGCACGTCTTCGCCCGCATGAAGACCTGGAAGATCCTCCGGGACTGCCGCCTCAAAGGCGACGGCGTCCACCACGCCATGCTCGGCATCGCCCGGATGCACAACCTCGCCCTCGCCGGATAG
- a CDS encoding helix-turn-helix transcriptional regulator: protein MSGSTPMGDFLRARREALKPQDVGLPEYGRRRVPGLRREEVAMLAGVSSDYYMRLEQGRETSPSPQVIDAIAAALHLDDEAHDHLRRLTRAPQEHRGIPAGHERISPQLLQLIDSWPDTPAFILGPALDILAHNALAAALHSGFQRFDNLARMIFLDPAGRTFYQDWDKAANSCVAELRAAYGYDPESQRITEVVETLCAKSPEFAELWARHEVKGKTQQAKYLAHPEAGALEIQFSAFTVNDAPHQQLVVYQAEPASATAAAFADLRSRANRGESPPLPARTDDTA, encoded by the coding sequence ATGAGCGGCAGCACTCCCATGGGAGACTTCCTCAGAGCACGGCGCGAAGCCCTCAAGCCGCAGGACGTGGGCCTGCCGGAGTACGGGCGCAGGCGGGTGCCGGGGCTGCGCCGCGAGGAGGTCGCCATGCTGGCCGGCGTGAGCTCCGACTATTACATGCGCCTGGAACAGGGCCGGGAGACCAGTCCGTCACCCCAGGTGATCGACGCGATCGCAGCAGCCCTCCACCTCGACGACGAGGCACACGACCACCTGCGCAGACTCACCCGGGCGCCCCAGGAGCACCGCGGCATTCCCGCCGGTCACGAAAGGATCAGTCCCCAGCTTCTCCAGCTGATCGACAGCTGGCCCGACACCCCCGCCTTCATCCTGGGACCGGCCCTGGACATCCTGGCGCACAACGCGCTTGCCGCGGCCCTGCACAGCGGCTTTCAGCGGTTCGACAACCTGGCCCGCATGATCTTCCTGGACCCGGCCGGGCGCACCTTCTACCAGGACTGGGACAAGGCCGCGAACTCCTGCGTGGCCGAACTGCGCGCGGCCTACGGATACGACCCCGAATCCCAGCGGATCACCGAAGTCGTCGAAACGCTCTGCGCGAAGAGCCCCGAATTCGCCGAACTGTGGGCACGGCACGAGGTGAAAGGCAAGACCCAGCAGGCGAAGTACCTCGCACACCCCGAGGCCGGCGCTCTGGAGATCCAGTTCTCGGCCTTCACCGTCAACGATGCCCCGCACCAGCAGCTGGTCGTCTACCAGGCCGAGCCGGCCAGTGCCACTGCGGCTGCCTTCGCCGACCTCCGGTCCCGCGCCAACCGCGGGGAATCGCCCCCGCTACCTGCGCGAACTGATGACACCGCATGA
- a CDS encoding transposase, which produces MVPLRGRLLPRQGAKRGLQTGPSPVDRGQAGSKHHLITDGHGTPLAVVLTGGNRNDVTQLMPLLDAIPPVRGRRGRPRRKPDALLADRGYDHDRYRERIRARRILPVVARRGTPHGSGLGRYRWVAERTFAWLPAPACALGTRG; this is translated from the coding sequence CTGGTCCCGCTGCGTGGTCGACTCCTCCCACGTCAGGGCGCTAAAAGAGGGCTCCAGACGGGCCCGTCGCCGGTAGATCGGGGACAGGCTGGCTCCAAGCACCACCTGATCACCGACGGCCACGGCACCCCGCTCGCGGTCGTCCTCACCGGCGGCAACCGCAACGACGTCACCCAGCTCATGCCCCTGCTCGATGCCATCCCACCCGTCCGGGGCCGACGCGGCCGGCCCCGCCGCAAGCCGGACGCGCTGCTCGCCGACCGCGGCTACGACCACGACAGGTACCGCGAGCGGATCCGCGCGCGCAGGATTCTCCCTGTCGTGGCCCGCCGGGGCACACCCCATGGCAGTGGACTGGGCCGATATCGCTGGGTCGCAGAGCGCACGTTCGCATGGCTTCCGGCGCCTGCATGTGCGCTGGGAACGCGGGGCTGA
- a CDS encoding Atu4866 domain-containing protein, translating into MTTTDTDTASWNPKALDEIVSNDGGRPVLFTNARIVTMDPLIGTMTGADLLFVGSLLVGVGPGIITAAGDDNAIVVDCTGMTIVPAVVDTVALAGGRGRRSEYVATLTPGNTTDFLVVPDELAADVPSAVATLLSRPEQVRALVAAGRPVLWAGTDAPGRATAPETGIPAAPDLTGSPRVGVWIDRKDFLHQELIADGRYDETRGGRPHAYQGRYWIDGDRIDYLDDLGFWAYGEFQGDELHHAGYVMKLG; encoded by the coding sequence ATGACCACCACCGACACCGACACCGCGAGCTGGAACCCGAAGGCCCTCGACGAGATCGTCTCGAACGACGGTGGCCGTCCCGTCCTGTTCACCAACGCCCGGATCGTGACGATGGACCCGCTCATCGGGACCATGACCGGTGCCGACCTCCTGTTCGTCGGCTCTCTGCTCGTGGGCGTCGGCCCGGGCATCATCACCGCGGCGGGCGACGACAACGCCATCGTCGTCGACTGCACGGGCATGACCATCGTCCCCGCCGTCGTGGACACCGTGGCGCTGGCTGGCGGCCGTGGCCGGCGCTCCGAGTACGTCGCGACGCTGACCCCGGGCAACACCACCGACTTCCTGGTGGTGCCCGACGAACTCGCCGCCGACGTGCCGAGCGCGGTAGCCACCCTCCTGTCCCGGCCGGAGCAGGTCCGCGCGCTGGTCGCGGCCGGCCGGCCCGTCCTGTGGGCGGGCACCGACGCCCCCGGCCGGGCCACCGCCCCCGAGACGGGCATCCCGGCCGCACCGGACCTGACCGGCAGCCCACGGGTCGGCGTCTGGATCGACCGGAAGGACTTCCTGCACCAGGAGCTCATCGCCGACGGCCGCTACGACGAGACCCGGGGCGGGCGCCCGCACGCCTACCAGGGCCGGTACTGGATCGACGGCGACCGCATCGACTACCTCGACGACCTCGGTTTCTGGGCCTACGGAGAGTTCCAGGGCGACGAACTGCACCACGCGGGCTACGTCATGAAGCTGGGCTGA